From Bacillus oleivorans:
ACCTTGCAGTCCCGATTCATGCATTACATCCTTGAAATATTCCATCGGATGGCGAACACCTGGGTATTCTGGATAAGAATGTACAAAATCAATGACCGCAAACTCTTCCGCATGCTCATGCTCGAGTGCTGGAACGAATAGATGAGTTTTTTCCTGAGGGTCGACAATAAAGCCCATAGGACGCTCAGTCGGATGAAAATGGAAGCCTGTTAAATAAAAAATATCCGTTACACTAAACAAAACCGCTCCGTCAATATGGTTCTCTTTCAATTTTTTGAAAAACTTTTTCTGACGACCTTGTAACTCTTCTTTTGAGATAGATAGACGCATATAGAACCTCTCCCTCTTCCTTTTATTAATGGCAAATCATAGATTCTAAATCTCTAGGATAGAATGTAAGCATTTCGATTCCAGTATCAGTAACTAAAACTGTGTCGGAATGACGGAAACCGCCTAATCCGCGGACATAAATTCCTGGTTCAACTGTAAATACCATGCCAGGCTGAATGATGGTTTCATCGCCAAGATCTAAAAACGGCGCTTCATGTCCTAATAAACCAATATTGTGTCCTGTATGATGGGAGACAAGATGGGTAATACCACTTTCTTTAAAATAGGCTTGAACTTGTTTCTCAACGTCTGAACAGGGGACTCCCGGTATTATCGCGTTAAATGCAACTTCTTGGGCCTCATACATGTGGTTGAAATACTTTTCTTGTTCCTTGCTCACTTCTTGGACAAACATGGTTCTTTCCAATTCGCTATGATAGCCCCACACATCGGCTGCTGCCCCAGTAACGAGTGTATCTCCTCTTTTCAAAATTAAGTTTTGTGTTACCGCATGAGGGAAAGCAGACATTTTTCCAACTTGCCCGCGGAAAATCGCGTAAGCCGTTCTGCCATGTGGCTTATAATCCGGCCCTAGTGTTTCAATCATGGCCATGGTCGCTTCTGTACTTGCTTTACTTGTAATTTCAATTTCGCTAAGACCTGGCTTCGAGTATTTTTGTAGTAACCGGTGAGCTAAGTTCCCCCATCTGCAAGATTCCTTAATCAATTCTATTTCCGCTTCGGATTTTACAAAACGCATTTCTTCAACCCAGCCTGCAATGGTTTCCAATTTCGCCGTAATTAAATCGGCTACTTTCGGTCCGCGATATCCTTTAGACGAACTATACCCTGCTGCGTCTAGCCCCACTACCTTATTTTCAAACTTGTTTTCTATTAAAATATCTTTCAAGTATTCCATTGGATGGCGGAGCCCGGGATATTCAGGGTAGTAATGAACATGATCGACATTGGCATATTCTTTAGCATGATCATACTCTAGGTGCGGGACTAATAGATGTGTTTTTTGCGTTGAATCTAAGACAAGAGCAATAGGTCTCTCTGACGGACGGAAGTGAAAATTCGTTAGATAAAAAATGTCGGTCACACTGAATAAAACTGCGCAATCAACCTTCTCAGCCGCCAACCTTTGATACAGCTTCTGTTGACGTTCTAAAATTTCTTCTCTTGAAATCGATAATCGCATGCTTTTCCCTCACTTTTATAAATTTATTTAGTAAACAAATGGCAAGTGACAGTGTGCCCGTTTTCCATTTCAACTACAGGAGGGGCTTCTGTTTGACAGATAGCCATACATTCCGAACAACGCGGATGGAACGAACAGCCTTTAGGCGGATTGGCCGGACTCGGGACATCACCCGTTAATATAATTCGTTCTCTCTTTTCATCCGGGTGGGAAACCGGTACAGCTGAAATAAGCGCCTTCGTATATGGATGCTTTGGATTTTGAAATAGCTCTTTTGTACTCGCTAACTCCACGATTTTCCCTAAATACATCACGGCTACGCGGTCCGTAATGTGCTTTACAACACTCAAATCGTGAGAAATAAAAATATACGTTAAATCAAATTCCTTCTGAAGCTTTAATAATAGATTAATAACTTGAGATTGGATGGAGACATCCAGTGCTGAAACGGGTTCATCCGTTACAATCAAGTCCGGCTGTAAAATAACGGCCCGGGCAATCCCGATTCTCTGCCTTTGACCACCAGAAAACTCATGAGGATAACGGTCTAGATGATATTCCGATAACCCGACAATCTCTAGGATTTCAATTGCCTTTTTCACACGTTCTTCTTTTGAATGAAGATCATGGACTCGCAATGGTTCGGTTAAAATTTGGCGGATGGTCTTTTTCGGATTTAAAGAAGCGTATGGATCCTGGAAAACCATCTGAATTCGTCTTCTCAGTTTCCGCATTTTTTCATATGGAAGCTCACTGATATCCTTATTCTCAAAAAGTATACTTCCATCCGTCGGGGCATTTAAACGAAGAAGAGTTCTTCCCGTCGTTGATTTCCCGCAGCCGCTTTCTCCAACCAAACCGAATGTTTCCCCCTTATAAACCGTAAAAGAAACATCGTCGACTGCTTTCACATACGTTTTCGGTTTAAACCACCCTTGATCCACCTCATAGTATTTTTTCAGATTTTTAACTTCCAACAACGGACTGGCTACCACTAGCAACTACCTCCTCATCCTGGTAAAGCCAACATCGACAAAATTGATTTTCTAACTGAAATAGGGGAGGTCTTTCCTCAAGACATTTTTTAAATACCTTTGGACAACGCGGAGCAAAGGTGCATCCCATTGGCAGCTCATCTGGGCGTGGAACACTTCCTTTAATCGACCTCAGCTCTTTTTTCCGATCATTGGCATTTGGCAAGGAATCTAGCAGTCCTTGAGAATAGGGATGCTTCGGATTGTTAAAAAGTGTTCGAACGTCTGTACTTTCCACAATTTGTCCCGCGTACATGACAATGACGCGATCACACATTTCCGCGACAACTCCAAGGTCATGCGTGATGAGTACCGTCGACATTTGATTTTTCTTCGTAATATCTTTCATCAGCTCTAAAATTTGGGCTTGAATCGTTACATCCAACGCTGTAGTCGGCTCATCTGCTATTAAAAGCTTGGGCTGACAAACAATGGCTAACGAAATCATGACCCTCTGTCTCATACCGCCTGAAAGCTGATGCGGATACTCATCAATGATTTGCTCTGCTCGTGGAATCCCAACCAGCTTTAACATTTCAATGATTTTATTGCGGATTTCTTTTTTCTTTAAGCTGGTGTGCTGTAAAAGAGGCTCACTCAACTGTTGACCGATTGTGAAAACAGGGTTTAAAGATGTCATTGGCTCTTGGAAAATCATTGCAATATCATTACCGCGAAGCTTCCGCATTTCTTTTTCAGATAGTTTGGTAATATCCTTGTTCTCCAATAGGATCCGACCATCCTCAATATATCCTATCGGTTCGGGTAAAAGTCCCATGATTGATAAAGAGGTTACACTTTTTCCGCAGCCAGATTCACCGACAAGTCCAACGGTTTCCCCCTCATTTACTTCAAAATCAATACCATTTACCGCTTTGACTACACCCGAAGGAGTTTTAAAATAGGTTTT
This genomic window contains:
- a CDS encoding M24 family metallopeptidase, translating into MRLSISREEILERQQKLYQRLAAEKVDCAVLFSVTDIFYLTNFHFRPSERPIALVLDSTQKTHLLVPHLEYDHAKEYANVDHVHYYPEYPGLRHPMEYLKDILIENKFENKVVGLDAAGYSSSKGYRGPKVADLITAKLETIAGWVEEMRFVKSEAEIELIKESCRWGNLAHRLLQKYSKPGLSEIEITSKASTEATMAMIETLGPDYKPHGRTAYAIFRGQVGKMSAFPHAVTQNLILKRGDTLVTGAAADVWGYHSELERTMFVQEVSKEQEKYFNHMYEAQEVAFNAIIPGVPCSDVEKQVQAYFKESGITHLVSHHTGHNIGLLGHEAPFLDLGDETIIQPGMVFTVEPGIYVRGLGGFRHSDTVLVTDTGIEMLTFYPRDLESMICH
- a CDS encoding ABC transporter ATP-binding protein, translating into MVASPLLEVKNLKKYYEVDQGWFKPKTYVKAVDDVSFTVYKGETFGLVGESGCGKSTTGRTLLRLNAPTDGSILFENKDISELPYEKMRKLRRRIQMVFQDPYASLNPKKTIRQILTEPLRVHDLHSKEERVKKAIEILEIVGLSEYHLDRYPHEFSGGQRQRIGIARAVILQPDLIVTDEPVSALDVSIQSQVINLLLKLQKEFDLTYIFISHDLSVVKHITDRVAVMYLGKIVELASTKELFQNPKHPYTKALISAVPVSHPDEKRERIILTGDVPSPANPPKGCSFHPRCSECMAICQTEAPPVVEMENGHTVTCHLFTK
- a CDS encoding ABC transporter ATP-binding protein, whose protein sequence is MTNTVLKVENLKTYFKTPSGVVKAVNGIDFEVNEGETVGLVGESGCGKSVTSLSIMGLLPEPIGYIEDGRILLENKDITKLSEKEMRKLRGNDIAMIFQEPMTSLNPVFTIGQQLSEPLLQHTSLKKKEIRNKIIEMLKLVGIPRAEQIIDEYPHQLSGGMRQRVMISLAIVCQPKLLIADEPTTALDVTIQAQILELMKDITKKNQMSTVLITHDLGVVAEMCDRVIVMYAGQIVESTDVRTLFNNPKHPYSQGLLDSLPNANDRKKELRSIKGSVPRPDELPMGCTFAPRCPKVFKKCLEERPPLFQLENQFCRCWLYQDEEVVASGSQSVVGS